In the Akkermansiaceae bacterium genome, one interval contains:
- the rarD gene encoding EamA family transporter RarD produces the protein MNPSRSGVLAAIAAFFLWGVLPVFWKLLHFLPPISIVAQRTLWSLVILLLILRLRRETGSLSAGLRSPRAVFWHLLSGVMLSSNWLLYIWATLNDHIIEGALGYYLNPFFNMLFGALWFGERHNRGQLAAIAIAFCGVLLQVQAIGRFPWIAVTLAVTFSLYAVIRKRTPLGSLAGLTAETVLLAPLALGWLILHSSTPADAFGTSPSQFLLVAATGVATAAPLLCFGYAARKISLTTLGILQFIGPTIQFLIGWLLYQEEMGSLRLASFALIWAAVLIYAWDAMRARRTPVA, from the coding sequence GTGAACCCATCCCGCTCCGGAGTCCTGGCCGCCATCGCCGCCTTCTTTCTCTGGGGTGTGCTTCCGGTGTTCTGGAAGCTGCTGCATTTCCTGCCTCCCATCTCGATCGTCGCCCAGCGGACGCTCTGGTCGCTGGTGATCCTCCTGCTGATTCTCCGCCTGCGGCGGGAGACCGGCTCGCTCTCCGCCGGACTGAGATCCCCACGCGCCGTTTTCTGGCACCTGCTGTCCGGAGTCATGCTGTCCTCCAACTGGCTGCTCTACATCTGGGCCACGCTGAACGACCACATCATCGAGGGCGCGCTGGGCTACTATCTGAATCCGTTCTTCAACATGCTGTTCGGCGCGCTCTGGTTCGGGGAAAGGCACAACCGGGGGCAGCTCGCCGCCATCGCCATCGCTTTCTGCGGCGTCCTGCTGCAGGTGCAGGCCATCGGCAGGTTCCCATGGATCGCGGTGACGCTGGCGGTGACGTTCTCCCTCTACGCCGTCATCCGCAAGCGCACCCCTCTCGGCTCGCTGGCAGGACTCACCGCGGAGACAGTTTTGCTGGCACCGCTGGCCCTGGGATGGCTCATCCTCCATTCCTCCACCCCTGCGGATGCCTTTGGCACCTCCCCGTCCCAGTTCCTGCTGGTGGCCGCCACCGGGGTGGCCACCGCCGCACCGCTGCTGTGCTTCGGCTACGCGGCGCGGAAGATCAGCCTGACCACGCTGGGCATCCTCCAGTTCATCGGGCCGACGATCCAGTTCCTCATCGGCTGGCTGCTCTATCAGGAGGAGATGGGAAGCCTGCGCCTGGCCTCCTTCGCGCTGATCTGGGCCGCCGTCCTCATCTACGCGTGGGATGCCATGCGTGCGCGGAGAACCCCGGTGGCTTGA
- a CDS encoding deoxycytidylate deaminase yields the protein MSSERLSIPRYAMALAHVASLRSEDPYRKVGAAALDFDNRVIGTAYNGLAPGFIAPDGFWADRDARQKFMLHAEINLCSLFKRGEVKLVATTTMPCTACMQTLCSYGIKEIYYHETYHVSDAPEIARIYGVKLEQITDYPMVK from the coding sequence ATGTCTTCCGAGCGTCTTTCGATCCCCCGTTACGCGATGGCGCTGGCGCATGTCGCCAGCCTTCGGTCGGAGGATCCGTACCGGAAAGTGGGGGCCGCGGCGCTTGATTTCGACAACCGGGTGATCGGAACGGCCTACAACGGCCTGGCTCCGGGGTTCATCGCTCCGGACGGATTCTGGGCGGACCGCGATGCCCGGCAGAAATTCATGCTCCATGCGGAGATCAACCTCTGCAGCCTGTTCAAGCGGGGGGAGGTGAAGCTGGTGGCCACCACCACCATGCCCTGCACCGCCTGCATGCAGACCCTGTGTTCCTATGGAATCAAGGAGATCTATTATCACGAAACCTACCACGTCTCCGATGCTCCGGAAATCGCGCGGATCTACGGGGTGAAGCTGGAACAGATCACGGACTACCCGATGGTGAAATGA
- a CDS encoding glucose-6-phosphate isomerase yields the protein MSWQSYNQSIVRYPKLAFSLDLSLMDIPAGHDASLEGNITKAFTDMRELEGGAIANPDEQRMVGHYWLRTPALAPTAELRAEITGPLAALKTFAENVHTGAVAPPSGGVFEQILLIGIGGSALGPQLVADALGQFSRLPLHFFDNTDPQGIDNVIAKLRKRGLNKTLVLVISKSGGTPETRNGMLEAKAAYDAASLDFGKHTVAITGSGSKLDKYATENGFLARFPMEDWVGGRTSVLSTVGLVPAALQGIDIDALLAGAAAMDAETRKPDAATNAALRLALAWHHAGNGKGEKDMVVLPYKDSLVLFSKYLQQLVMESLGKEHDLDGNVVNQGIAVYGNKGSTDQHAYVQQLRDGVNNFFAVFIEVRKGRNGSSIEVDPGTTSADYLQGFLRGTRKALHESGRKSITISIPEVTPFYLGLLIALFERAVSFYASLVNINAYHQPGVEAGKKAAGIFLDLLNRVRSRLIADAKTADAIAQEVDADPEDVYHCLTHLAANGEVQISIGKTPAEDTFQL from the coding sequence ATGTCCTGGCAATCCTACAACCAAAGCATCGTCCGATACCCCAAGCTGGCCTTTTCCCTCGACCTGTCCCTGATGGATATCCCGGCGGGCCATGACGCCTCGCTGGAAGGCAACATCACGAAAGCATTCACGGACATGCGGGAGTTGGAGGGCGGTGCCATCGCCAATCCGGATGAGCAGCGCATGGTCGGCCACTACTGGCTGCGCACCCCCGCCCTGGCCCCGACGGCTGAACTCCGCGCGGAAATCACCGGACCGCTCGCCGCCCTGAAGACCTTCGCGGAGAACGTCCACACCGGTGCCGTGGCACCACCTTCCGGCGGCGTCTTCGAACAGATCCTGCTCATCGGCATCGGTGGTTCCGCTCTGGGTCCGCAGCTCGTCGCGGATGCGCTCGGACAGTTCTCCCGCCTGCCCCTCCATTTCTTCGACAACACCGATCCGCAGGGCATCGACAACGTCATCGCCAAGCTCCGCAAGCGCGGCCTCAACAAGACCCTGGTGCTGGTCATTTCCAAATCCGGCGGTACCCCTGAGACACGCAACGGCATGCTGGAGGCAAAGGCCGCCTACGACGCCGCCTCGCTCGACTTCGGCAAACACACCGTCGCCATCACCGGCTCCGGCTCAAAGCTCGACAAATACGCCACCGAGAACGGTTTCCTGGCCCGCTTCCCGATGGAGGACTGGGTCGGTGGCCGCACCTCCGTGCTTTCCACGGTGGGCCTCGTCCCCGCCGCCCTCCAGGGCATCGACATCGACGCCCTCCTGGCCGGTGCGGCCGCCATGGATGCGGAGACGCGCAAGCCGGACGCCGCCACGAACGCCGCGCTCCGCCTCGCCCTCGCCTGGCACCACGCGGGCAATGGCAAGGGTGAGAAGGACATGGTCGTCCTGCCTTACAAGGACTCGCTGGTCCTCTTTTCGAAGTATCTCCAGCAACTCGTCATGGAGTCGCTCGGCAAGGAACACGATCTGGATGGAAACGTGGTCAACCAGGGTATCGCCGTCTATGGCAACAAGGGTTCCACGGACCAGCACGCCTACGTGCAGCAGCTCCGGGACGGCGTGAACAACTTCTTCGCCGTGTTCATCGAGGTGCGCAAGGGCCGGAACGGTTCCAGCATCGAGGTGGACCCGGGCACCACCAGCGCGGACTACCTCCAGGGCTTCCTCCGCGGCACGCGGAAGGCGCTCCATGAGTCCGGCCGGAAATCCATCACCATCTCCATCCCGGAAGTCACCCCGTTCTACCTTGGCCTGCTCATCGCCCTGTTCGAGCGCGCGGTTTCCTTCTACGCCTCCCTGGTCAACATCAACGCCTATCACCAGCCGGGCGTCGAGGCGGGCAAGAAAGCCGCCGGCATCTTCCTCGATCTCCTCAACCGCGTCCGCAGCCGCCTGATCGCGGATGCGAAGACGGCGGATGCGATCGCTCAGGAAGTCGATGCGGATCCGGAGGACGTCTATCACTGCCTCACCCACCTGGCAGCCAACGGCGAGGTCCAGATCTCCATCGGCAAGACGCCTGCGGAGGATACCTTCCAGCTCTGA
- a CDS encoding adenine phosphoribosyltransferase has protein sequence MSASAELHAAIRDVIDFPKEGIIFKDITPILADGRLFRRTIDLLCETAGGAKVDKVAGIDARGFIFGAAVADRLEAGFVPIRKKGKLPWRTHQAAYALEYGESVIELHQDAISPGENVLLIDDLLATGGTAAAAAGLLGTLEARIISISFVIELAFLEGRGKLAGHPVHALLTY, from the coding sequence ATGTCCGCATCCGCAGAGCTTCACGCAGCCATCCGCGACGTGATCGACTTCCCCAAGGAGGGCATCATCTTCAAGGACATCACCCCCATCCTGGCGGACGGACGGCTGTTCCGCCGCACGATCGACCTGCTGTGCGAAACCGCAGGCGGGGCGAAGGTGGACAAGGTGGCCGGGATCGACGCGCGCGGTTTCATCTTCGGTGCCGCGGTCGCGGACCGGCTGGAAGCCGGATTCGTCCCCATCCGGAAAAAGGGCAAACTGCCGTGGAGGACCCACCAGGCCGCCTATGCGCTGGAGTACGGGGAATCCGTCATCGAACTCCATCAGGACGCCATCTCCCCTGGCGAGAATGTTCTCCTCATCGATGATCTGCTGGCCACCGGAGGCACCGCCGCGGCCGCGGCCGGGTTGCTCGGAACGCTGGAAGCCCGCATCATCAGCATCTCCTTCGTCATCGAACTGGCCTTTCTGGAAGGGCGCGGAAAGCTCGCCGGCCACCCCGTCCACGCCCTTCTCACCTACTGA
- the nadA gene encoding quinolinate synthase NadA gives MPAALDLKEEILALKKARNAVILVHNYQSGDIQDLGDYVGDSLGLAYHAKATDADVIVFCGVHFMAETAKIVNPGKIVVLPDKDAGCSLEQSCPAPQLEAFLKANAEKNYYVIAYINCSGAVKALCDVICTSGNALKIVNQAPPDRPILFVPDENLGAWVMEQTGRKMDLWKGNCYVHVEFTRDSINRIKAEYPDALVVAHPECTQAVRLLADEVCSTEKMVTYVKNAPVKNIIVVTESGMLHRLRKEAPDKNLIAGPTDRCACADCRYMKMNTLEKLRDCLDKLEPRVEMPEDIRKRAEAPLLRMLEQSK, from the coding sequence ATGCCCGCCGCCCTCGACCTGAAGGAGGAAATCCTGGCCCTCAAGAAAGCCCGGAACGCCGTCATCCTCGTCCACAACTACCAGTCCGGAGACATCCAGGACCTGGGGGACTACGTGGGGGATTCCCTCGGCCTCGCCTATCACGCGAAGGCGACGGATGCGGATGTCATCGTCTTCTGCGGCGTGCATTTCATGGCGGAAACCGCCAAGATCGTGAACCCCGGAAAGATCGTCGTCCTTCCCGACAAGGATGCCGGCTGCTCGCTGGAACAGTCCTGCCCCGCCCCGCAGCTTGAGGCATTCCTCAAGGCGAACGCGGAAAAGAACTACTACGTCATCGCCTACATCAACTGCTCCGGCGCGGTGAAGGCGCTCTGCGACGTGATCTGCACCTCCGGAAACGCGCTGAAGATCGTCAACCAGGCTCCGCCGGATCGTCCCATCCTTTTCGTCCCGGATGAGAACCTCGGTGCCTGGGTCATGGAGCAGACCGGCCGGAAGATGGATCTCTGGAAAGGCAACTGCTACGTCCACGTCGAATTCACGCGGGACTCCATCAACCGCATCAAGGCGGAGTACCCGGACGCGCTGGTGGTCGCCCACCCGGAGTGCACGCAAGCCGTGCGCCTGCTGGCGGACGAGGTTTGTTCCACCGAAAAGATGGTCACCTACGTCAAGAACGCACCGGTGAAAAACATCATCGTCGTGACGGAGAGCGGCATGCTCCACCGCCTGCGCAAGGAAGCTCCTGACAAGAACCTCATCGCCGGACCGACGGACCGCTGCGCCTGCGCGGACTGCCGCTACATGAAGATGAATACCCTCGAAAAGCTCCGCGACTGCCTCGACAAGCTGGAGCCCCGGGTGGAAATGCCCGAGGACATCCGCAAGCGGGCGGAGGCTCCGCTGCTGCGGATGTTGGAGCAGTCGAAGTGA
- a CDS encoding polymer-forming cytoskeletal protein, with translation MADEPKRHRIELVCPDCGHRQLEPAMVVSTQCRSCRGNFQVIDGKAVPRYRAATRLAKVRPEVPASEPQVKVTPFKPQPAVPPKLSLLRRLIFRQKPPREVTCFSCGHTHKAVAEAQSSQCPRCSAYISLRDYVISEPWNRRIQTRGDVMIEKSGVVSGITIQCHHLTVLGELAGSVDCSGDLVIRSHGKILGKVSCRQLRVERGARVEFLNPVTAASAYIDGNVRGQISCTGPITLAKRAHLQGLVKTASLVIKEGARHTGAIEMIQSPKS, from the coding sequence ATGGCCGATGAGCCCAAGCGCCATCGCATCGAACTGGTGTGCCCGGACTGCGGGCACCGCCAGCTTGAGCCCGCCATGGTCGTGTCCACGCAGTGCCGGTCCTGCCGTGGGAATTTCCAGGTGATCGACGGCAAGGCGGTTCCGCGCTACCGGGCCGCCACCCGCCTCGCCAAAGTGCGGCCGGAAGTCCCGGCGAGCGAACCCCAGGTGAAGGTCACCCCGTTCAAACCGCAACCTGCCGTTCCTCCGAAGCTTTCCCTGCTCCGCCGCCTCATTTTCCGGCAAAAGCCTCCCCGGGAGGTGACCTGCTTCAGTTGCGGCCATACCCACAAGGCCGTCGCGGAGGCCCAGTCCAGCCAGTGCCCGCGGTGCAGCGCCTACATCAGCCTGCGCGACTACGTCATTTCCGAGCCGTGGAACCGGCGGATCCAGACCCGGGGCGACGTAATGATCGAAAAATCCGGCGTGGTTTCCGGAATCACCATCCAGTGCCACCACCTCACCGTGCTGGGCGAACTCGCGGGGTCGGTCGATTGCTCCGGAGACCTGGTGATCCGCAGCCACGGCAAGATTCTCGGCAAGGTGTCCTGCCGCCAGCTCCGCGTGGAACGCGGGGCGAGGGTCGAGTTCCTGAACCCGGTGACCGCAGCATCCGCCTACATCGACGGGAATGTCCGCGGCCAGATCTCCTGCACCGGCCCCATCACCCTCGCGAAACGCGCCCATCTCCAGGGACTGGTGAAAACCGCCTCCCTCGTCATCAAGGAAGGGGCCAGGCACACCGGCGCCATCGAGATGATCCAGTCCCCGAAATCCTGA
- a CDS encoding polymer-forming cytoskeletal protein, with translation MLSSDVEIKGTVKFANDLVVDGKIEGEISSDGNLTVGENARIKAEIKTNTVVIYGKVHGNISVTDRVELKSSAEVVGDIKAKTLSIEAGAIFVGKSTVGTPAQGAPASKPAAEPKQEELAGTKA, from the coding sequence GTGCTTTCTTCCGACGTGGAGATCAAAGGCACCGTCAAATTCGCCAACGACCTGGTGGTCGATGGCAAGATCGAGGGCGAAATCTCCTCGGACGGCAACCTGACCGTCGGTGAGAACGCCCGCATCAAGGCGGAGATCAAGACCAACACCGTCGTCATCTACGGCAAGGTGCATGGAAACATCAGCGTCACGGACCGTGTCGAACTGAAGTCCAGCGCTGAAGTCGTCGGCGACATCAAGGCGAAGACCCTTTCCATCGAAGCCGGTGCCATTTTCGTCGGCAAATCGACGGTCGGCACCCCGGCCCAAGGCGCTCCCGCGTCCAAGCCCGCCGCGGAACCGAAGCAAGAGGAACTTGCGGGAACCAAGGCTTGA